From Clarias gariepinus isolate MV-2021 ecotype Netherlands chromosome 2, CGAR_prim_01v2, whole genome shotgun sequence, one genomic window encodes:
- the si:ch211-39i2.2 gene encoding DNA damage-inducible transcript 4-like protein-like yields the protein MVYSQALVFGYGLASGADQDNLPGKWRKVLQRFRAGKEDAGRLKKASSSTSLESECSLEDDDLEASIQLQQQDLAARIEKCLVMAKAASLQCSELLVPTRMSMRVARDVLRASEHEPCGLRGALIHLFTETQLGLQKAGTVTLEHDLTPTFELSVVFRAELQRWPQLKQLFGSERVLRLRPEYRLIKRKLYSSASPTVIEF from the exons ATGGTTTACAGTCAGGCTTTGGTGTTCGGTTACGGATTGGCGAGTGGAGCTGACCAGGATAACCTACCTGGGAAGTGGAGGAAGGTGCTGCAGCGCTTCAGAGCCGGGAAGGAAGACGCTGGACGCCTGAAGAAAGCGAGCAGCTCCACTA GTCTGGAGTCAGAGTGCAGTCTAGAGGACGATGACCTGGAAGCGAGTATCCAGCTACAGCAGCAGGATTTGGCTGCACGCATTGAAAAGTGTCTCGTGATGGCGAAAGCAGCGAGTCTGCAGTGCAGCGAGCTGCTGGTGCCGACTCGCATGAGCATGCGTGTAGCCAGGGACGTCCTCCGTGCTTCAGAGCACGAGCCGTGCGGTTTAAGAGGAGCGCTCATTCACCTGTTCACAGAGACGCAGTTGGGTTTGCAGAAAGCGGGCACGGTGACGCTGGAGCACGACCTCACGCCCACCTTCGAGCTGTCAGTGGTCTTCAGAGCCGAGCTGCAGCGCTGGCCACAGTTAAAGCAGCTGTTCGGGTCTGAGAGAGTCCTGCGGCTTCGACCCGAGTATCGGCTCATCAAAAGAAAGCTTTACTCGTCCGCCAGTCCTACAGTGATTGAGTTTTAA